The nucleotide sequence TTCTGTGTAGGACAGTGCTGAACAGGAAATCCAAAGGCCTGGGTTTTTCACCCTCTAATAACAATCAGAATTTGAAAAAAGACAGTACTCTTCTGAGCATTAGTCTCCTTACCCATAAATGAGAAGATTGAATTAAATCAAATTTTCTCAAACTTTATTCATGTTCATAATAATTTATGTACTGCCTTTATGATTGTTGCCATTTCCCACTATAACCTGTActattcacttaatattttttaaacaatttaatttaaatggaTCTCActtttgcctggctggcgtggttctgtggttgagtgtcgacctatgaaccaggaggtcatggttcgattcctggtcagagtacatgtccaggttgtgggcttgatccccagtgtggggcatgcaggaggcagccaatcaatgattctctctcatcattgatatttctttttttattttttgcttttttctttattgattaaggtatttcatatgtgtccttatcccttcattgccccctaaccccccccccccccctactcatgccctcacccccctggtgtctgtgtccattggttagggttatatgcatgtatacaagtcctttggttgatctctcccctgtacccccaccctccactacattccctctgaggtttgacagtctgatcgatgcttctctgtctctggatctgtttttgttcatcagtttatgttgttcattatatttcacaaatgagtgagatcatgtgatatttatctttctctgactggcttattttgcttagcataatgctatccagttccatccatcctgttgcaaatggtaagaattccttctgttttactgcagtgtagtattccattgtgtagatgtaccagagttttttaatccccttatctgctgatgggcacttaggctgtttccaaatcttagctattgtaagttgtgctgctatgaacataggggtgcatttatcctttctgattggtgtttctagtttcttgggatatattcctagaagtgggatcactgggtcaaatgggagttccatttttagttttttgaggaaacgccatactgttctccactgtggctgcaccagtctgcattcccaccagcagtgcaggagggttccttttactttgcatcctcgccagcacttgttatttgttgatttgttgatagccattctgacaggtgtgagatggtaccccattgttgttttgatttgcatttctcggatgattagtgactttgagcatgttttcatatgtttcttgggcatcatttatatttctctctctctctctcctttcccttcctctctgaaatcaataaaaatatattaaaaaataaaaggacctcATTTTTGCCTTTGCAAATGGAAAACCATCATCACttgatataaaaataagattactcaagtattacataaaaatatatacctgTGAGACACACAGGATAATGGATCTATTATGTTTACCACTCCAGATTCACTCCCATCCTTCTCCATGCAGAAGGGCCCAGAAAACACTTTCTTCAATAAGGCATTATGAAGAGCTCTGTGGTTTTATCCTCTAGAGGACAGATATGGTGCTGGAAGTTGCTGCTTTGGACTTTCAGTGGGAAAAATAAAGTTCTGAAATAGAGGCCAGATTGTGGGGCTTAACTCTCAGAGACAAGGAGGATATAGTAAGCCACAGATGAAATGGTGGTGACAAGTAAGTCATgggtttccagaaaaaaatagatgGGCACCTTGTTAAGGTATTACTTGacataaaaactcaaaaaaattcTAGGTTCACTGAGCCTAACTCAAGTCACCTTAGTGCAATTCACAGTTTCTTATCCAATTCCCAGACCTAGAGACCCTCTGCTCAAGGGAGACCAGGTCCCTGGAAGAAAAGACTGAATTTGACCACATCTATGTACCATGGGAATCTCCCTAAGCTTTCTCCAGAGGGACCTGAAACAGTTTACTAGAGTGACTATGTAGGGTGGGTGGGAAAAAGAAATACCCAGACTTTTTGGAGGTTATTAGACCATGGTTTGAACTTGAAAAGCCTTCATTGTTTACCAGTGAAAGCTTACAGAAGTCAGATGAGAGATGTGATCTTGGTTCACATCCATGTAACAATAGGCCCGATGCATCTATTTACCTTGTGGTTATTTCCCCAGTTCCAGACATACATTGAGACTAGATATATCTAATAACTGGCAGAATCCCACCTTGATTCCTGCACCAGCGAAATGCAAGCTATCATGGTAGAATTAACCAAGTGGAGGAAGCTCCTGAAACTGTAtactctctcccacccccaacaaAATGGTAACTCCTGTAAGGAGAATTGCAGAGCTCAGTAGCGCCTTTGAAGATTTGAGAAATACTGGGAAGTTGTCCTACTACGTCCCCATTTAACTCAACTGTTCAACTGATACAAAAGCTAGGTGGGTCATGGAGAATTGCAGTGGATTACTGCAAACTCAGTAAGGTGGTGATGCCAGTTGTAGCTGTTCTAAACGTGGTAAGTTTATTGGAGCAAATCAGCATAGCCCATGGCACCAAATATGTGATTATGGACTGGCAGATGCTTTCTTTCTGTTCCAATCAGCAAGAAAAATCAGGACAAACACAAACTTAAACTATCTTGCCCCAGAATTGTGTAACCTCTTCTGTGATTTTTTCATATTGTCCTAAAGATCCTTgatcatctttatatttttaggacACCACAGCGGTCCACTACACTGAAGACAGATGCAGTAGGTTTTGAAACAGCAAGCCAGAGGGCGAAAGATAAATGGTGCAAAAATTCCTTGGGTTGCTAACACTTCTATAGGTCTAGTACTCTGGACACATCAGGATAGCTAAAGGGAAAGGCGGTATAAGAAGAGAGAACCACAGTGCTTTTTGGACTTCTTTGTGTTTTGAACGCAACATTTactacatactgtataatttGAAATGCTGACGGTTTTGAGTAGGACTTAAGGCAAAAAAGGGGTTTGCACTGTAATATATGCTTCCCTGTCACTTGGGCATTATGACACAGGGACCAAAATATACTGGAACTATCTATGGCTGCATGAAACATCTGGCAAGCCCCAATAGAATAACATCAGAGAACCTTAAGGTTTTCTTTGTGAGAGATAGTTTTTGCCTTGCTAATGAACCCTGATGCAGACGGTGAGCCTGATTATGGGATGTCTACTGATATGCTGTTTGAGTTGTCCATGTTGAACTAGGTGATAGATGATTCTCACTGAGCCATAAAATTGAATACAAGCATtgcattttaagttaaaatgataCATATGAAACCAGTCTAGAAGGCTCTAGTAAGTTGCACAAACAAGTGGTTCAGATTTTAATGTATTTCCTCCTTATAACTTTGATGCCTTCCCCTCATTTTACACATTTGGCTTCATGGGGAATGACTAGAATAATGAGATGGCCAGCTTTTCCTTAGGTATCACTGGTTTATACCTGTTCaacattcattcatcattcacaATACCACTTTTCATTGGCAAAAGTGTCCCAATTTGGAGAATCAATTATATGGCTACCCTACCTTTGATCAATtaatggagagaaaagagtgTGTGCCTGATTCATGGGTTTCTGTATGGTATTCTGGCATTAGCTGGAAGTGGACAGTTAATATACCACACCCCACTCAGTGGGCAGAACTTTAAATGACACATCTGGTTGTCTACTTTGTGTGGAAGGAGAGATGGCTTGAGATGCATATTTACACTGACTCAGTCAGTACCAGATTGGTTAGCTATTCAGGgactttgaaagaataaaattgatAGATTAGTAATAAGGAGGTCCAGAAGGCAGGCTATCTGCATAGACCTCTCAGAATGGGATATGATATGAAGATATTTGTTTCTCATGTAAATGCCTGGTACACAGATGTCCCAGTGGAGAAAATTCTCAATAATTAAGATCTTCCCACTCCTTGGGTGATATTTAGACTCTTTTGCTAGCCACGTTGGTGTTTACTCTGTGGGTCAGTATTTAAAGTGTATTGGTAGACAGGGACAGAGGTGATTCAAGGACTCAACAACATGGTATCTCTCCTTGTCAAAGTTGATCTAACTAGTAATGTTATTAAGTGTCAGGCCTGCCAATAGCTGAGGCCAACTTTGAGACCTTGATATGACAACATTCATCAGGAAACCAGCATATGTGATCTCACAAGTGCATGTTCCAAATTACCAAGAAGGATCAGAAGGGCAGTGTGTGGCATGTGAATAGGAAAGCACAAATTCATTGATAAAGGGAACAGTTCCATTCTTCCATTGTTACTGCTGCTGTTTTGCTAGGCTGTCTTTAAGAAAAGGATCattaggaaaaaaggaaaactacTACGATTCAGCAATTTTATTTGTGTACTCTATCTCATTTTGTTCTCACAACGACCTTGTGAGGTGGGTTGGGTTGTAGCTCCACCATAAATTTGAAGACACAGGAGCAGAGAGGTTAAGTCTCACTTCCAAAGACTCAGACTCATAGAGGGTTAGAGGTGATGTTAAGGTTTCAACCCAGATCTGTCGGTATGTCTTTTAGCAGACTGCTTTCTAGGGGAGTGCATGGATTGCTAAGGTGGGTCTCAGTGGGCTCTCAGTGTAGGTCATTCTCCTACCCTTGCACCTTTGCCAGTCACTATGAGATGCAAACTGCATTTTAAACTCCTGCATGTCTCTTTAAGCTCCAGCCCAAGAGTGGGGTGAGCAGGGCTCTGTCTGAAGAGAGGGAGACAATAGGTGGAGGCTGTATGCTTCTGCTGAGGCCCCTGAAgtatcccagatcagggctcTTTTCCTGCGTCCCCAGGATATTcatagaggaggaaagggagtctGAGTTCTGTGGAATCTGATCTGGGCTGGGCAACTTGGGAGGAAGTGGACAGAATGGGGCAGGAGGCTACTTCTCAGGGATGACCAAATCTGGCCTTGGAAGCTCTTAATTAGGGCAAATAATCTTCACTGATACATATCTAGTTTGGTGACAAGTAATGATTATTTTCCCTTGTTTTATTTCACAGGGTTGAGCCAATTCTCACATGGTACTTGGCCTTTTCATAGCACTTTTCACATGTGTGGTGGGTTTGGAAATGTATCTATTTTTCAATGGTGttgtgagataatatatgtaaagtacttgAGCTTGGCCCAGAGGGGCTGTTTTTGTTATTGTGGTTGTCTGTCTACTTGTCAAAAATCTCTATTGTAAATTCTCAGGGAAGGGATTATGTTGCTGTTGCCTAGTACAGTACCTAGGACATGGTTATGTACTCAACACAATTTCTATGAGAGAGTGAGAATGAATTGAATAAAATGTGTTAAAGACAGCAAAGGTAGGGGATGAATATGCTTTTCTTAACcatttaaatatcctatataataaaaggctaatatgcaaaccgatTGATGGATTTGCTaggatgcgcactgactaccagggggcagatgctcaatgcaggagctgccccctggtggtcagtgcgcttgcacaggggaagtgccactcagccagaagccctgagctgggctcacagctggtgagcccaGTGGCGGTGggaggagcctctcctacctccacagcagtgctaaggatgtctgtctgtcggcttaggcccactcccccccttaggggagcgggcctaagccatcagtcagatattacccaagggctcccagactgcaagaggacgcaggccgggctgagggcccctccacccccaatgcacaaatttcgtgcactgggcctctagtatgtaaataataaacatatacttCTTGATCTTTTCAGTgaataaattctttatttaaaataggcTAGATGTTTTTactagattaaataaaatactctACAAATTGAGAATTTAAAATCCAACATACCAAACCCAGTAATACCAGTCAGGGATTGTCCACTGATCCCCATTCAATAACATTTGAATGAAATAGCTTACAATTCTAAGAATATGTGCCTTTGCTTAGAGAAGGATATCCAAAGCAGTGTCACATCTTCTGGATACAGCAGTGTCACACTAGTAAGAGACATGCTATAATGCCTAAGACAGCTAAGAAACAGTGACTTTCAAATGCAGAGATTAATAGTATTTCTAAGTCACAGAGACTGTCGACACCTTTTATTTcaacaagagaaagaaagcaagaagggAACCTACACTATTTCTAACCACTTGTATTTATTAATATGCGTTTGCTGCAGAAGGGTAAAACATGTTTTAGGAAAAAGAGGCCGTGGTTCAAAGCTGGGGAGCTTATGCATACACAAAGTAGCTGATATCGCAAGGCTCTCAGGGCTCTTGGAAATGCCACCCGTTGTGCATAATATGGGGCTGCTGGACCTTGTTTCCTGGCATCGAAGTTTGCTCTGTGTCTGGGGTCACTGTGGTATCCAAGGTCGTTTCTCCCAAAGGTGTGGTCGTATCAGCAGCGTAGGGCTCATAAACATCAGCTAATCCAGGGGTCATCAGTGGGTCAGCGGCTGCTGGGGTAACCCTGGGGGATCCCTTGTTGTGCTCTTCAGggcccctgaccaggctgggaaTATTGTCCTTCGGGAGAGCAAGAAGCCCTGCAAGGGCGCCAGGCATTACTACCTCTGGAAGGAGAGCTGGGTTTTCTGGATTGGCTAGGTTGGCCTCCGGCACGGGGGAGCCTTGCACAggtccttctcccttctctgggcctttgGTTGCAGCGACCGGGGAGTCAAATTCCAGAGTAAAGTCCCCACCCTTGCCTAGATTGGGAGGCATCCCTCCAAGGCTCGGCCTCATGCCTCCAAATCCTGGGAAAATGGCTCCATAGGCCATggggcctcctctgcctccctggggaaaaaaacaacatttaccAAAGATACCGTTATCATGTATTATTACTATACCATGCTATCATACCTGGTCAGACTCACTGAGAAGCTACAAAAAACGACATGGATATAAAGTCCTTGAGAACAGGACACTTATTTTGCCTCTATGGTATCTTTTGATGCATCTAGCTCACAGAAGGCACTCAATGTTGAAACGCAATTTTTCTTTCAGTGAGAGCATATAggtgtatttattaatttgataaGATCTGTAGTTGCTGATGATTTGTTAATTCAGTATGGTTCTGTTTTGCTTTGTGCTCTAACAGATGCAACATgaaattttcaaaggaaaaagtaaaattgtgtGAATCTATTGATTCACCCTTTAATGTTGTAATATGAGTGGATGATAACAGAATAAGACTATACTTGAATTAACTTATTAATGTCCtttcaattttataataataaaattttaaacttgattactttttttcctttttgacctCTCAGTTTTGAGGTCTAAATGATTTGTGAGCTGTTGAATTTGTTTTGAGGGGTTAAATGGCCCGAGAAGGAACAGGAACTTTGTGTGAACCGTGTGTATTGTTTTTGGTTTGAAGCATTTGCCCTTCATTGAAGTCTTTTCAAGAGAGATTTCTCCTCTCCGCATTGTCAAGAAATGGAGCAAAACCCTATGCTAAAGAAAGGCCATCTCTCAGAAATGTCTGTATGGTAAATACGATGAAATCTTTGCACACTGCTTCAGGATCAAGCTTTGGTTTTGGAGCGGAACAATCTGAGTCACATGCTGTCTATTTGGCTGCATTCACAGCCAATGCCTCTTGCAGCCAGTCATCTGTGACTGTTCTCCCTGGATATTATTTTAAGAAGAGTTTGAAGATAGTACTCACTGCCATTTCTTCTGAGCTCATGATGCCAAGTGTGGTAGGAGCATtctgttaaaaaagaaacactgctGACCCCTATTGTAGCAACTCAATACTAAATTAAAGGTCATTTTGTTTCTCCTTAAATCTCAATATTAATGGTGTGTCCAGAGTCAGAGTAAAGTGGGAAGATGAGGATAATTGAAGAAATGTAGCCAATTTGGAAAATTCAGATGgcaaatttactttttctttagtgtgtgtgtgtgtccagaatTATCCAAATAGGAAATGTGTCTCTTTGCCATTTCAGTTGCTAATTTAGGCATTCAGAAAACATGGAATTATTGTGTGAGGAcaggattttataattttagctcttaaggtaacatttatttttatttatttattttttattttatatgtgtttttattgatttcagagagaaagagagagggagagatagaagcatcaatgatgagagagaatcattggttggttgCCGCCTACTTGGGAGAGAGCCTGCAAtgaggacatgtgcccttgaccggaattgaacctgagacccttcatctgcagcctgatgctctatccactgagcacaccagctagggcattaaagtgatatttaattaaaaattatacttttcatAAAATATACACTTACCAATTGATTTGCTCCATAGGACATGTAAAACATTCCTGGATAAAGCTAAATATAAATACAACAATAATCACAAAATGCATTTTCCCAGGGAAACACTTTGAAATAAAAgtggtatttaaaaaaacttactgAAGATGGTTTATTTTGGGCCAGTGGTCCCTGAGATATCAAACGGGCTATTGAGAATATCTTTAAGTGGTAGAAAACAGGATACGTAATTCAGATTTGTAACAACACAGGCAAACCTCCCATTACAGCCATTTCTAACACTTATGTGAAACACATTTTCAGATGTATTCATATGGCAACaaagtatttaatatttaagaaaacaaaggaacTCATACTTAATATTCATAGTAAATGgagcaattaaaaatttttactctTTCTTAAATAAAGGatagagatatatatttttttccccaagaaagtCTCATTGAGATGTGTACTTACGGATGGACCTTGTGGATCAGCAAAATCCATTCCTGGTAGCTGCATCACAGATAAATAGTAACATTACTAAATTATCAAAATAGACAACCAAACTTATGAATATGATAAAACAATCTCAAAGAGTGCCCAGATTTTTTACTTTCATTAGTCTTGGGGCAACAGACTAAGAGACTGCAATTGCCTTTTACTGACATGACTCAAGTGCAAGGGCAGAGATGCAGATGCATTCATATGACAATgatgtatttaatatttaagaaaacaaaggaacTCATACTTAATATTCATAGTAAATGgagcaattaaaaatttttactctTTCTTAAATAAAGGatagagatatatatttttttccccaagaaagtCTCATTGAGATGTGTACTTACGGATGGATCTTGTGGATCAGCAAAATCCATTCCTGGTAGCTGCATCACAGATAAACAGTAACATTACTAAACTATCAATTACCAGACAAACCGAACACACTTTTATTTATGAATATGATAAAACAATCTCAAATAAGTTTCCCGATTTTTACTTTCATCAATCTCAGGGGCTACAGACTAAGAGACTGCAATTGCCTTTTACTGACATGACTCAAGTGCACAGGCACAGATGCAGATGCATTCATATGACAAGGAAGTAtttcatatttaagaaaacaaagggaaTCATACTTCATATTCATAACAAATGggacaatttaaaatgtttactattcTTTCTTAAAGgataaagatatttttcccaaGAAAGTCTCATTGAGATGTATACTTACGGATGGACCTTGTGGATCAGCAAAATCCATTCCTGGTTGCTGCATCACAGATAAATAGTAAGATTACTAAACTATCAAAATAGACAGACCAAACACACTCTTACTCACAAATATGATAAAACAATCTCAAAGAAATGTCCAGATTTTTACGAATATGATAAAACAATCTCAAAGAAATGTCCAGATTTTCACGAATATGATAAAACAATCTCAAAGAAGTGCCCAGATTTTTTACTTTCATTAGTCTCAGAGGCACAGACTAAAAGGCATTGCAATTGCCTTTTACTGACGTGACTCAAGTGCATGGCAGAGAGGCAGCGTGTCTCTGGTGGGTTTGCCTTGTCTTGCACAGTAGAAAGCAATGAGTTTTGGAATTGGAGCATACCAGGttggtttgaatcctgactctgcacttaatttttatgttatgcTGGGAAAATTGTATAACCTCTCAAAGTCTgtcttctccttttaaaaaagatagtaaTATTGATCTTTATAGGACTGTAGTCAGGATGAAATGGGGAATGTTAAATGTCTGCAGCATGTCAGGTACATGGTGCCTTCCTTTTCTGTCCATCGCTCTTTCCTCGACATTGCTCTGAGATGCTTTCCCATGGCTGTCTTCTCTACTACCAGGTAGAGAAATAAGAATGGGACATACTACTTTTCATGCTGAGGGATCCATCCCTCTTCTCTGTCCTTCCGACAGTGAAAAGGACCCTGATGATGGGAA is from Eptesicus fuscus isolate TK198812 chromosome 2, DD_ASM_mEF_20220401, whole genome shotgun sequence and encodes:
- the AMBN gene encoding ameloblastin: TLFKIPLFKMKNLILVLCLLETSSAVPVFPRQPGTAGMASLSLETMRQLGTLQGLNMLSQYSRFGFGKSLNSLWMQGLLPPHSSFPWMRPREHGTQQYEYSLPVHPPPLPSQPSLQPQQPGQKPFHQPSVITAIQDTVQKGGPQPPVYHGQPPLQQAEGPMIQQQVAPSEKPPKTKTEVNPSPEQPGMDFADPQGPSLPGMDFADPQDPSLPGMDFADPQGPSIFSIARLISQGPLAQNKPSSLYPGMFYMSYGANQLNAPTTLGIMSSEEMAGGRGGPMAYGAIFPGFGGMRPSLGGMPPNLGKGGDFTLEFDSPVAATKGPEKGEGPVQGSPVPEANLANPENPALLPEVVMPGALAGLLALPKDNIPSLVRGPEEHNKGSPRVTPAAADPLMTPGLADVYEPYAADTTTPLGETTLDTTVTPDTEQTSMPGNKVQQPHIMHNGWHFQEP